The following proteins come from a genomic window of Nautilia profundicola AmH:
- a CDS encoding motility associated factor glycosyltransferase family protein — MSQIFEKNIKALLEKKPELATKLFALKTHNDFEVVQQGNDPINLNIIDKKRNYPIYETQPLDEIQKKQQHFKEKYERYPVLFFFGMGNGIFIKLLFANSSLKKVFVFEPNLEILYIAFHIVDFSEEILNEKLEIFLPQEFTFAKAMRLFSHKDVQLFAKTFELHIYSNYYEKFYSNTIIEINKLLIRAIKQTITNFGNDTIDTLIGIEHHINNIPTMLKNPYFSQLENKKNTDVAIIVSTGPSLAKQLPLLKKIQNHATLICIDASMPILAKHGIVPDFVTSLERVQATAKFFKNTPPKFQKNIIMLHASLQHKDVLKYSKGKKILPMRPFRHTKYFKLDKFGYLGIGMSAANMAYELAYFMKYKTIVLIGQDLAYSEDGKSHSEGHVFGANQVKHKPTDEYVTKYGGNGVIKTTRVWNMFRNFFEKDIEDAKEQGVTTINATEGGARIHGAIEMPFSEVVEKYIDTSKNKKEIKLRTLSDNTINKLLLKSHKKIETMVNYGQKVQSKIEKVFLQVAKECEKLAKLKDENKLEEIDYEKLLKLSNKIDKIKDIIETERFSLIFGETIESYLVNKELDLAKIMVRPSNTEIEKKAKLIEWIMQHKEWLFMLAGSINAQIIVVKRAVKNLERELKKRNLQFNKIK, encoded by the coding sequence AAAACACATAACGATTTTGAAGTTGTTCAACAAGGCAATGATCCTATAAATTTAAATATAATCGACAAAAAAAGAAATTACCCAATATATGAAACACAGCCTTTAGATGAAATTCAAAAAAAACAGCAGCATTTTAAAGAAAAATATGAAAGATATCCTGTTTTATTTTTTTTCGGAATGGGTAACGGAATATTTATAAAACTTCTTTTTGCAAATAGTTCATTAAAAAAAGTTTTTGTATTCGAACCAAATTTAGAAATATTATATATAGCATTTCATATTGTAGATTTTTCAGAAGAAATATTAAATGAAAAACTTGAAATATTTTTACCTCAGGAATTCACATTCGCAAAAGCAATGAGACTTTTTTCACATAAAGATGTACAACTTTTTGCCAAAACTTTTGAACTTCATATTTATTCAAATTATTATGAAAAATTTTATTCAAATACCATTATTGAAATAAATAAACTCTTAATAAGAGCTATAAAACAAACCATAACCAATTTCGGTAACGATACAATTGATACATTGATAGGAATAGAACACCATATAAATAATATACCTACAATGCTTAAAAATCCATACTTTTCTCAATTAGAAAATAAAAAAAATACTGATGTGGCTATAATAGTTTCAACAGGACCTTCACTTGCAAAACAACTTCCCTTATTAAAAAAGATACAAAACCATGCCACATTAATATGTATTGACGCTTCAATGCCTATATTGGCAAAACACGGAATAGTCCCTGATTTCGTAACATCGTTAGAAAGAGTACAGGCAACAGCTAAATTTTTTAAAAATACTCCTCCAAAATTTCAAAAAAATATAATAATGCTACATGCATCTTTACAGCACAAAGATGTTTTAAAATATTCTAAAGGTAAAAAAATACTCCCTATGAGACCTTTCAGACATACAAAATATTTCAAATTAGACAAATTCGGTTATTTGGGCATAGGAATGAGTGCGGCTAATATGGCTTACGAATTAGCATATTTTATGAAATATAAAACTATAGTACTTATAGGACAAGATTTGGCTTATTCTGAAGACGGAAAATCACATAGTGAAGGTCATGTTTTTGGTGCAAATCAAGTTAAACATAAACCTACTGATGAATATGTTACAAAATATGGAGGTAATGGTGTAATTAAAACAACAAGAGTATGGAATATGTTTAGAAACTTTTTTGAAAAAGATATAGAAGATGCTAAAGAGCAAGGTGTTACAACTATAAATGCTACTGAAGGAGGGGCAAGAATTCACGGTGCAATAGAAATGCCTTTTTCTGAAGTTGTTGAAAAATATATTGACACCTCAAAAAATAAAAAAGAAATTAAACTCAGAACATTATCTGATAATACAATAAACAAACTCTTATTAAAATCACATAAAAAAATTGAAACAATGGTAAATTACGGACAAAAAGTTCAATCAAAAATTGAAAAAGTATTTTTACAGGTTGCAAAAGAGTGTGAAAAACTTGCAAAGTTAAAAGATGAAAATAAATTAGAAGAAATTGATTATGAGAAATTATTAAAACTTTCGAATAAGATAGATAAAATTAAAGATATTATTGAAACAGAAAGATTTTCTCTTATCTTTGGTGAAACAATTGAAAGTTATTTAGTAAATAAGGAACTCGATCTTGCTAAAATAATGGTAAGACCTTCAAATACCGAAATAGAAAAAAAAGCAAAATTAATAGAATGGATAATGCAACATAAAGAATGGTTATTTATGCTTGCAGGAAGTATAAATGCACAAATCATAGTAGTAAAAAGAGCGGTTAAGAATTTAGAAAGAGAACTAAAAAAAAGAAATCTTCAATTCAATAAGATTAAATAA